Proteins from one Nitrospiria bacterium genomic window:
- a CDS encoding AAA family ATPase — translation MSDHHPQSTGISDSSEENSRGSAKSPSEQNETSIGLIDQLLTATDLQDPRHQTLYRLRQSLLNGEITVQKAETEVKKLQEVLQKVTSPANRVGTLLGLPATGMAHIIIGGSEYHAQIDPRLSKEDLKIGSQILVNEAFAVIKGLDYDRGGPVAKVVDALPDGRIRVGQEQGLQNILLIRSTQLANKALQPGDTIRMDPSQRVAIENLERPETRQHLLEEIPQVSWEEIGGQKEAVTAIRRAIEHPLLNPEIFKRFQYQQPKGFLLYGPPGCGKTLIGKATAFSLAKQLSKQQGNKPLQQFFMHIKGPEILNMWLGESERMVRDLFTQAKLKKKAGFLPFIFIDEAESILGTRRAMRSLNISNTLVPMFCTEMDGIDSLRDVVIILASNRPDMIDPSILRPGRIDRKIKVKRPDEKGVSEILNIYLTPDIPLDPQLLEIHGNDPEAARQALIQQGVDLLFQRSEENQVLTVQYRNGKRDILYRGDLVSGAILAALIHRAKEKAIQRTLQEKKGGGIQMLDLKEAVEEEYREGEILPPEDSSEEWLKLLDKDPHQVVSVLASRKGKRERSIHPQTII, via the coding sequence ATGAGCGACCATCACCCTCAATCGACGGGAATTTCAGATTCTAGTGAGGAAAACAGCCGAGGGTCAGCAAAATCCCCTTCCGAGCAGAATGAAACCTCCATTGGCCTGATTGATCAGCTTTTAACCGCTACGGACCTGCAGGACCCACGGCACCAGACGCTTTACCGGCTCCGGCAATCGCTTCTGAACGGGGAAATTACCGTTCAAAAAGCAGAAACGGAAGTCAAAAAGCTCCAAGAGGTTCTGCAAAAAGTAACCTCTCCCGCCAACCGGGTTGGAACGCTATTGGGTCTACCTGCCACCGGAATGGCCCACATCATTATTGGGGGATCGGAATATCATGCTCAAATTGATCCCAGACTTTCTAAAGAAGATTTAAAAATCGGTTCACAAATTTTAGTCAATGAAGCCTTTGCGGTGATAAAAGGCTTGGACTATGATCGTGGGGGTCCTGTGGCTAAGGTAGTAGACGCTCTTCCGGACGGAAGAATTCGGGTTGGCCAAGAACAAGGCTTGCAAAATATTCTCCTGATTCGATCCACTCAACTGGCAAACAAAGCGCTTCAACCCGGGGATACGATTCGAATGGACCCCAGCCAACGGGTAGCCATTGAAAACCTGGAACGACCCGAAACCCGGCAACACCTTTTAGAGGAAATTCCCCAGGTCTCTTGGGAGGAGATAGGGGGTCAAAAAGAAGCGGTAACTGCCATTCGTCGCGCCATTGAGCATCCCCTGCTTAATCCTGAAATTTTTAAACGATTTCAATACCAGCAACCCAAAGGGTTTCTCCTGTATGGGCCTCCGGGATGCGGTAAAACGCTGATCGGGAAAGCCACGGCCTTTAGCCTTGCAAAGCAACTCTCTAAGCAACAGGGTAATAAACCGCTCCAACAGTTCTTTATGCATATCAAAGGGCCCGAAATATTAAATATGTGGCTAGGGGAATCCGAGCGGATGGTCCGGGATCTCTTTACCCAGGCAAAATTAAAAAAGAAAGCGGGGTTTCTCCCCTTTATTTTTATAGATGAAGCGGAATCGATTTTAGGCACCCGAAGGGCCATGCGGTCTTTGAATATTTCCAACACGCTGGTTCCTATGTTTTGCACAGAAATGGATGGTATTGATTCGCTGCGGGATGTGGTGATTATCCTTGCCTCCAACCGTCCCGATATGATTGATCCTTCCATTCTACGACCGGGGCGGATTGACCGAAAAATAAAAGTAAAACGACCCGATGAAAAAGGGGTCTCTGAAATTCTAAATATTTATCTGACCCCTGATATCCCTCTGGACCCCCAACTGCTGGAAATACACGGGAATGATCCCGAAGCGGCTAGACAGGCTTTAATCCAACAAGGCGTCGACCTTTTGTTTCAGCGGTCCGAAGAAAATCAGGTCCTGACCGTCCAATATCGCAATGGAAAGCGGGATATTCTTTATCGGGGAGACCTGGTTTCTGGGGCGATTCTTGCCGCTTTGATCCATCGGGCAAAAGAAAAAGCCATCCAACGAACCCTTCAGGAGAAAAAAGGCGGGGGAATTCAAATGTTAGATTTAAAGGAGGCCGTGGAAGAAGAATATCGAGAAGGTGAAATTCTACCTCCCGAGGATTCCTCTGAGGAATGGTTAAAACTTTTGGACAAAGATCCCCATCAGGTGGTCAGTGTCTTGGCGTCCCGTAAGGGGAAGAGGGAAAGATCTATCCATCCTCAAACGATCATTTAA
- a CDS encoding proteasome accessory factor PafA2 family protein has protein sequence MAKPESEKPHMFKLFGIETEYGITREDLETVDPVIESMELVRTHLQGKFQQEWDYQGEDPHQDARGTRVKGLSQDDEEKAFLKGIDSNRPFTFYEMKSDLVLSNGARFYNDHTHPEFSTPECNRIKDLVIYDKAGEWTLRQAAGKRNLSLGRGKVQLYKNNTDFHGHSYGCHENYLLPRSVPFETIAQNLIPFLVTRQIFTGAGKMGIESPENGFQFGEFQISQRADFIETELSIETMKDRPIVNTRDEPHADPSLFRRLHLILGDSNMSEYATALKVGTTWLVLTLIHRGKAPKIFLENPVQTIRKVSKDPSLRQTLRSQTGKTLTAIQVQSEYLLAAQKNLSGEDPETDWILSQWEEVLALLETDRSKLKDRVDWITKEWLLNTFCDEEKISKTDPWLVSLDLEYHNLDPERGLYTALEAEGKIQRLTTDQEIQEALIFPPEGTRARIRGLCIRKFKDQIQSIQWEKISFKNGWHKPVLNMERLLDPREINEWHTQLEAASSWKEAMNVLSSLKNRIHLKN, from the coding sequence ATGGCAAAGCCCGAATCCGAAAAACCCCACATGTTTAAACTCTTTGGAATAGAAACCGAATATGGAATTACCCGGGAGGACCTCGAAACAGTGGACCCAGTCATTGAATCCATGGAATTGGTCAGGACCCATCTTCAGGGTAAATTTCAACAGGAATGGGATTACCAAGGGGAAGACCCGCACCAAGACGCTAGAGGTACCCGTGTCAAAGGGTTAAGCCAAGACGACGAAGAAAAAGCCTTCCTCAAAGGGATTGACTCAAACCGTCCCTTTACCTTTTATGAAATGAAAAGCGATCTGGTGTTGTCCAATGGAGCGCGATTTTATAACGATCACACTCACCCGGAATTCTCAACCCCCGAATGCAACCGAATCAAAGACCTGGTGATCTACGATAAGGCAGGGGAATGGACCTTACGGCAGGCCGCAGGGAAACGAAATCTGAGTTTAGGGCGGGGGAAAGTTCAGCTTTATAAAAATAATACCGACTTTCATGGACACAGTTATGGGTGCCATGAAAATTACCTCCTTCCACGTTCCGTCCCTTTTGAAACCATAGCCCAAAATCTAATCCCCTTCCTGGTCACCCGCCAAATTTTCACAGGGGCTGGGAAAATGGGGATTGAATCACCGGAAAACGGGTTTCAGTTTGGAGAATTTCAAATTTCACAACGGGCAGATTTTATTGAGACAGAACTGAGTATTGAAACAATGAAAGATCGTCCCATTGTCAACACACGGGATGAACCTCATGCAGACCCCTCTCTATTCCGCCGTCTTCATCTTATTTTAGGGGATTCCAATATGTCGGAATACGCCACCGCCCTGAAAGTAGGAACCACATGGTTGGTGTTGACACTCATCCATCGGGGAAAAGCTCCGAAAATTTTTTTAGAAAACCCCGTCCAAACTATCCGAAAGGTCTCAAAAGATCCAAGTTTGAGGCAAACCCTCCGAAGCCAAACAGGGAAAACCTTAACAGCCATACAGGTTCAATCCGAATACCTGTTAGCGGCTCAGAAAAACCTTTCGGGAGAAGACCCAGAAACGGACTGGATTTTAAGCCAATGGGAAGAGGTATTAGCGCTATTGGAAACCGATCGGTCAAAATTAAAAGATAGGGTAGACTGGATTACGAAAGAATGGCTTCTCAACACTTTTTGTGATGAAGAAAAAATTTCCAAAACCGATCCCTGGCTGGTTAGTTTAGATCTGGAATACCACAACCTAGACCCGGAAAGAGGGTTGTACACGGCACTTGAAGCAGAGGGGAAAATTCAGCGGCTGACCACCGATCAGGAAATCCAAGAGGCCCTCATTTTTCCGCCGGAGGGAACCCGGGCCAGAATTCGTGGTCTTTGCATTCGTAAGTTTAAGGACCAAATCCAATCCATTCAATGGGAAAAAATATCCTTCAAAAACGGGTGGCATAAACCCGTACTCAATATGGAGAGACTTCTAGACCCTAGAGAAATTAACGAATGGCACACACAATTGGAAGCCGCATCAAGTTGGAAGGAAGCAATGAATGTTCTGAGTAGTTTAAAGAATCGGATCCACCTAAAAAATTAA
- a CDS encoding ubiquitin-like protein UBact, producing MEPRKPQISQTVFSIPFSFERRKHPIEPIQRPLDKDGPRKPDVGSPEKDNLLKRMRKVDPKQAERYRQRTGE from the coding sequence ATGGAACCCAGAAAACCTCAAATTTCACAAACTGTTTTCTCGATCCCTTTTTCTTTCGAACGGAGAAAGCACCCCATAGAGCCCATTCAGCGGCCACTGGATAAGGACGGTCCCCGAAAACCAGACGTGGGGTCCCCCGAAAAAGATAACCTCTTAAAACGCATGCGCAAGGTCGATCCCAAACAAGCGGAACGCTATCGACAAAGAACCGGCGAATGA
- a CDS encoding proteasome subunit alpha produces MKGDFLNLLQQNGYRFEHSLSVEKHREKDAITQGTTILAFKYNQGVLVAGDRRATAGNVVMHDRTDKVLEIDRHSVLAIAGVPATAFEIARILDHSFKYYRRSQLQDLSLEGKVRALSRLLKENIPMALQGIGAIAPIFTLYDIGLRTGRIYFYDILGAEFTGVEFATSGSGSPTIRGILHYVNCWTPTPLSQMTESEALLLSLRILETAAEFDSATGGIKKEANIFPVIKLITKEGIQEVNPTHLREIFLQGVEKTHV; encoded by the coding sequence TTGAAAGGGGATTTTTTGAATCTACTTCAACAGAATGGATATCGTTTTGAACATTCCTTATCGGTAGAAAAACATCGAGAAAAAGACGCCATTACCCAAGGGACAACCATTCTCGCGTTCAAATATAATCAAGGTGTTTTGGTCGCTGGTGATCGCCGAGCCACTGCCGGAAATGTCGTAATGCATGATCGAACAGACAAAGTTCTGGAAATCGACCGACACAGTGTGTTGGCTATTGCCGGGGTCCCTGCTACGGCGTTTGAAATCGCACGGATATTGGATCATTCATTTAAATATTATCGAAGAAGCCAACTTCAAGATTTGAGCTTGGAAGGAAAGGTCCGTGCCCTATCCAGACTTCTGAAAGAAAATATTCCCATGGCCCTGCAGGGAATCGGGGCCATTGCTCCGATTTTTACCTTATATGATATAGGGCTAAGAACAGGACGTATTTATTTCTATGACATTCTAGGAGCAGAATTTACAGGGGTAGAGTTTGCCACCTCTGGCTCCGGATCTCCGACCATCCGAGGAATTCTCCATTATGTCAATTGTTGGACCCCCACACCGCTTTCCCAAATGACCGAATCAGAGGCTCTTTTGCTTTCCTTGAGAATACTTGAGACCGCTGCGGAATTCGATTCTGCAACTGGGGGAATTAAAAAAGAAGCGAACATATTTCCAGTGATCAAACTAATTACCAAAGAGGGAATCCAAGAAGTGAACCCCACCCATCTTCGGGAAATTTTCCTTCAAGGGGTAGAGAAAACCCATGTTTGA
- a CDS encoding 20S proteasome subunit A/B codes for MFEEPYRWIEAVENRRAYLDDQFKQGSPVVALVYNAGILLLTFSSGTQKIYEIYDRIALGGMGHPADLERMRASLLEMAHLEGFNRSPSDVTIARLMKFGLAPPVKQAFEEIFRAPVVIKLLLVQLDPSFHRTPIMSLDYDGIFEEYTDMAVLAANPVIGQRMTDYLKKTKNLSSLPRDAAIQLALKAWAVGFSSQNKFAEEREQEEKKGKASLPSSSERDVIIKKALQTLKPEIAVLEEGHPGSSKFRTLGPKEMESILTQWVHPSKE; via the coding sequence ATGTTTGAGGAACCCTATCGATGGATTGAGGCCGTTGAAAACCGAAGGGCCTATTTAGACGACCAATTCAAGCAGGGCAGTCCTGTGGTGGCATTGGTGTATAACGCCGGCATATTATTGCTCACCTTCAGTAGCGGCACTCAAAAAATTTATGAAATTTATGATCGCATCGCTTTGGGTGGAATGGGACACCCTGCAGATCTGGAAAGAATGCGAGCCTCGCTTTTAGAAATGGCTCATCTTGAAGGATTTAATCGCTCACCCTCTGATGTTACCATCGCCCGGCTCATGAAATTTGGTTTGGCACCACCCGTGAAACAGGCCTTTGAAGAAATATTCCGGGCCCCGGTTGTGATTAAACTCCTCTTGGTTCAATTAGACCCATCTTTCCACCGGACCCCCATCATGTCATTGGATTATGATGGCATTTTTGAGGAATATACAGATATGGCCGTCTTGGCCGCAAACCCAGTAATCGGTCAACGGATGACCGATTACTTGAAAAAAACAAAAAACCTTTCCTCATTACCCCGAGATGCCGCCATTCAACTGGCGCTTAAAGCCTGGGCGGTAGGTTTTTCGAGCCAAAATAAATTTGCCGAGGAAAGAGAACAAGAAGAGAAAAAAGGAAAAGCTTCTCTCCCGTCCTCTTCCGAAAGGGATGTGATCATCAAAAAAGCCCTTCAAACCCTTAAACCTGAAATAGCCGTTCTGGAAGAAGGGCACCCCGGATCCTCTAAATTCCGAACTTTGGGCCCTAAAGAAATGGAATCCATTCTTACCCAGTGGGTTCACCCCTCAAAGGAATAA